The sequence below is a genomic window from Dehalococcoidales bacterium.
TTATGGCTACCGTCATCCCGAAGACTACAGATACGCATGGAGTCCAGGGCGTTTGGCCTTTTTCGGCATATTTCTTAGCTTTTAGAAAATCAAAATAGAAACGAGGCATTTTAGCTTCTTCGCAGGCTTTCCATGCTTCTGGACTTACGCTTACCATGGCAAGCCCCGGCGGTACCATCCAACCTTTTTGGGAACCGGTAACGCATACATCTACTCCCCATTCATCAACCGGAAGGTTTATTGAACCCATGGAAGATACCGCGTCGACCAGTAAAAGCTTGCCAGCGCTTTTAACCACTTTAGCAATAGAAGCAAGATCATTGGTAACACCGGTAGAGGTTTCATTGTGGGTCACCAGTACTGCCTTGATACCAGGATTGGCTTTTAGGGCACCGGCAACAGCGCTTGCATCGGCAGCTTTACCCCATTCAAATTTAAGGGGAATTACCTCAGCGCCGTAAGTTTTTGCGATAGAAGCCAGGCGATCGCCAAATACGCCGATAGAGACCCCCAGGACTTTATCTCCCGGCGAAAGCGTGTTTACAATCGCTGATTCAAGACCACCAGTGCCCGAGGACGAAAGAAGAAAAATATCATTCCTGGTTTGGAAGATAGTTTTTAAACCCTCTGTAACCTCATTTAAATAACCGGCAAACTGTGGACCTCGATGGTTAATCATTTGCCAGCTCATGGCTTGGAGTACCTCAGGGGGGCATGGTGTTGGACCGGGAATACGTAAATTGCTCATTAAAAACTCCTTACTTGGGCTCATTTTGTAATTATAACTGAAACCTGAAAGGCAATTAAAGTCTAGATGCATTTAACATAACGACGTTTTCCGACCTTGATGACGTTTCCGCAACCTAAAGTGAAGTTGCTGTCATCAACAGTCTGGCCGTCTACTTCTACCGCGCCTTGTGCAATTAACCGCTTTGCCTCTCCGCGGCTTTTGCACAATCCGGCTTCAAAGATAAAATCTCTGAGGCAGGCATTTTTGTTGTCTACAGGATATTCGCTGATCTCATCCGGCAGTTCTTTGTGCTGGACGGTGCGGCGGAAGTGTTCTTCAGCTAGC
It includes:
- a CDS encoding alanine--glyoxylate aminotransferase family protein — translated: MSNLRIPGPTPCPPEVLQAMSWQMINHRGPQFAGYLNEVTEGLKTIFQTRNDIFLLSSSGTGGLESAIVNTLSPGDKVLGVSIGVFGDRLASIAKTYGAEVIPLKFEWGKAADASAVAGALKANPGIKAVLVTHNETSTGVTNDLASIAKVVKSAGKLLLVDAVSSMGSINLPVDEWGVDVCVTGSQKGWMVPPGLAMVSVSPEAWKACEEAKMPRFYFDFLKAKKYAEKGQTPWTPCVSVVFGMTVAIKMMLEEGLPNIIKRHERIANMTRHNAIKLGLELFADEKYASNTVTSVHANKGLDGKLLNKIMREEYDVILGGGQQVLEGKIFRIGHLGWVDEKDIDAVFAALKEALPKAGFKGA